A region of the Acetonema longum DSM 6540 genome:
CAATTGCCGATATTTTTTACAACAACCTTGATTCTTGGTGTTGTGCACTACTTCGTACAAAAGTGGTGGGATGAGAAGGAAGGCATTAACGGTTATACTGTTTCCGCTGACGGCATTAAAGAGGATGAAGAACGTCCGCCTTTAATTTATGCGATTCTGCCCATCGTCCCCATGGCGTTTATTCTTGGTTTCAGCCCTATTTTTAAAAGCAAGATCCAAATGGATGTTGTTACGGCCATGTTTTTGAGTACATTTATCAGCATGGCTTTTGAATATGTAAGGACCAAAAATTTTGGCGCCACCTTACAGAGCTTAAAATATTTATATGAAGGTATGGGCAATAGTTTTGCCACAGTGGTGAGTTTAATCGTCGCCGGTGAAGTGTTTGCCGCAGGCTTGACCAAAATCGGGGCTGTCGATGCGATGATCGCCGGCACACAAAATCTGGGGCTGGGCATTCACGTCTTAATCATCATTTTTTGCATAGTCATTGCCGCATGCGCTTTCTTAATGGGTTCCGGCAATGCCGCTTTCTTTTCCTTCGCAGCGCTTGCGCCTAAAATCGCCGCTTCTTTAAAAATTGACGTTGTTACTTTGTTGTTGCCCATGCAGATTATGACAAGCTTTGGTCGTGTAATGTCGCCCATTACGGCAGCCATTGTTGCAATAGCCGGTGTCGCCGGAGTTTCACCGGTTCAGGTTGTGAAGAGAACGGCCATTCCGATGGTGGTCGCCGCTCTAATCAATATAGCGTTTATTTTCATCAATCATTCATAAACTCACAGGGAGGAATTGTATTATGAATTTAGCTCAATTTCCCCGACGGCGTTATACGCCATGGCAAACACCGATTGAAAAATTATCCCGCTTCTCAGAAACGGTTGGCGGTCCGCAGATCTATATGAAAAGGGACGATCTGCTCGGTTTGACGGGCGGAGGAAATAAAACACGGAAGCTGGAGTTTTTAGTAGCCGATGCGTTCGCCCAGGGAGCCGATACATTAATTACCTGTGGCGCCATTCAGTCGAATCATTGCCGTCTTACTTTGGCGGCTGCGGTTAAAGAAGGCTTGAAGTGCCGGCTTGTGCTGGAAGAACGTGTCGCCGGCAGTTATAA
Encoded here:
- the dcuC gene encoding C4-dicarboxylate transporter DcuC; its protein translation is MGILITALVVSWVIYMIIKKHYPQAVLLTAGIVLLLATYFSGTSSILEAKQSSGSAFLDIFHTIKVLLSSRVAGLGLTIMSIAGFARYMEYIGASKSLFAIVASPLKRVKSPYILLIFSFYVSQFLVLFIPSHAGLALLLMVTLYPILIRAGVSKLSALGVIGCAQYMDVGPGSGNAILAANICKLDPAVFFVDYQLPIFFTTTLILGVVHYFVQKWWDEKEGINGYTVSADGIKEDEERPPLIYAILPIVPMAFILGFSPIFKSKIQMDVVTAMFLSTFISMAFEYVRTKNFGATLQSLKYLYEGMGNSFATVVSLIVAGEVFAAGLTKIGAVDAMIAGTQNLGLGIHVLIIIFCIVIAACAFLMGSGNAAFFSFAALAPKIAASLKIDVVTLLLPMQIMTSFGRVMSPITAAIVAIAGVAGVSPVQVVKRTAIPMVVAALINIAFIFINHS